The following proteins come from a genomic window of Montipora capricornis isolate CH-2021 chromosome 9, ASM3666992v2, whole genome shotgun sequence:
- the LOC138015315 gene encoding trichohyalin-like isoform X3: MLYGNQELFIGRDKQGQMELAVLDSKRGRRGSGSDRVTSPPPISLGRKVEVDLKERKNKFEGLDRQAEQQSAVLSGKTRPVTWEASENRPVLKKQNPVDVGFKEKHETYEKLQRQATTERAVLEGKLRPQFDKVDGRPEKIAVASKADVKLREKQRDFERRDYQAQKEKAVLEGNVRLRAGESKGKRPTSMVIPKREQIKLGEKKATFEELDRKAEQDASVLRGEHRQPLTEIDGRSRASKVGLPNDSNVGLLEKQRTFEAMDYQARKESEVLQKNKRQSFGRSVKEPTPLSTSTRPQVAGFQSSLGRKADPSDVRRRSKQDRGPRPVSNYYDYSTFQNGYPEASKVYHIGATSGDSVDQVFRSESLESNPADKEETIPDIQNENRVSQDRRRDYIDYGRPRYDEPERRPHHSEEAMEIDVSDAKNLSYRDMVRAPQRKTRPTFIRETGNVAPKEEMPWRKEVQEVKYKRNLYPEDEQDKSDGARPSSPRSDLGRDQYRDLVAPPSKKAVDVFATENGIRGNTEEMPWRKEVKDIKRSLSGEEPSASSLVTQVQTAELTKVRPSSMKTRGTFVTRQDGEHEEEMPWRKEVRELKARSRTEDEVDYPDESPVPVAETSSAPNLRRLSYKEFMNAPVRKQKDVFHPEVENDKAKEEMPWRKEVREIARSTANSEDEEEHLEKSSQTLVESAPERDLGGHAYHEPVSKSPRKAKGTFVPYEGKTNEEMPWRKEVREMKRTITEDDQVSRSSSNTHHSPDDEKELLKFSYSDFVGKPRRKSEGFLASEKRQEEEMPWRKEVRELKAKLHEEEQISQSSRPEVQSAPTDAFVATAERSSSNSVSQGTRDSISYRGTEKLSYKDFVVPPSKASEPQGPVQRRSNKVRDLTRKFADIEADKNRIKPSGPPAQKSLVDVAELQRIEREMKTRSWHGFPARVYESDDDFDRDARRRQRTRSQDEEEEKYQQKYHRENISALDEFDDVFQDPEGYFDQMKGPPPERSVGEGRRDPVGASLLEKHNEFKEEAVLSSTNERYHEGEVSYYSRGFDSAKPIRDEPSQHPKVPDDRIVVKQTWIQSNRIELAEASFRKPEDVKQDYYLRDDNHVVSQQSRSAEPYYRGYEKNRSYQAKSDEKSKENVLLQRGELNEEQCFIEHNESPIQSRAYHPDLYGQRQQDRPRNEPLDTRDQHKRAQPVKVQATNEGDMVFGGPIVVMGRRITNADKSEAGPLPVVPSQLENDFKDVQSPTVQDVPSLAKKDAVEPTRTYRPQVFGVFARNDKPQQRDLANEHHSSQLHTKELGNSMQVNRRGHMLYLDENDHEKRQDGNAVETSEVQPWYTDDKKHRVDVEGYQSSVSSNTQLHPTVTSVVERQTQQWGSGAFDASPQKDEPRTGRKRVMNFSDDHDDDDDVASEQTDGVFQTAEQPARGDVQEIERRRKQKEKEEMLRQQLRDADYREKYRKEFEEKNRKQRENSKYLMNLQMRAALEPEEDVLYDEDNWTQREVEQQQSEEYNGKSGEGHGSDEDVVNIEAVEEDNWQKKIVKEAEWQNKDTSRHDHPRRKRSDELNAQPNDADFLDESLIHLEYRDPEQEARLRRLKAEEELMAYEAERLRQQEEAAKHPVEESSIVPTEKSPVEFSIDEEAFKKFLEDDMKTQESYCENDNRYFSAAGKSVQVDVSYKDEDFPPKKEREVQGQKIQYPEDISKPQAEVLPMNGYHEERKGHADAPSDVVDQNGNFPGQHGTEPEVNGYDGYSIYKTYIHGESNHVICMSCGTSIEKSSAMYIAELDCYWHVNCFCCVVCGAWFGDEYSPMPHITNSMLHCERCYITSEGERCTEV, from the exons GAGAAAGCTGTCCTCGAAGGAAACGTTCGTTTGCGAGCTGGTGAAAGCAAAGGAAAGAGACCAACGTCAATGGTGATTCCAAAACGGGAGCAGATAAAATTGGGCGAGAAGAAAGCAACTTTCGAAGAACTTGATCGGAAGGCAGAGCAG GATGCATCTGTTCTTCGCGGTGAACATCGTCAACCCTTGACAGAGATTGACGGACGCAGCAGAGCGTCAAAAGTTGGTCTTCCCAACGATTCCAACGTTGGGCTTCTTGAAAAGCAACGCACGTTTGAAGCTATGGATTACCAGGCCCGAAAG GAAAGCGAAGTTCTTCAAAAGAACAAACGTCAATCGTTTGGCAGGTCTGTCAAAGAACCTACGCCCCTAAGTACCTCTACAAGGCCTCAGGTAGCTGGATTCCAGTCCTCTTTGGGAAGAAAAGCGGATCCCTCCGACGTAAGGAGACGAAGTAAACAAGACAGGGGCCCTCGCCCAGTCTCCAACTACTATGATTATAGTACGTTTCAGAACGGCTACCCTGAAGCAAGCAAAGTTTACCACATCGGTGCCACATCCGGGGATTCTGTGGACCAAGTGTTCAGGAGTGAGTCTCTTGAGTCCAATCCTGCGGATAAGGAGGAAACAATACCAGACATACAAAACGAAAATCGTGTATCTCAGGACAGGAGGAGGGATTATATCGATTATGGTAGGCCGCGTTATGATGAACCCGAAAGAAGACCGCATCATAGTGAGGAAGCTATGGAAATTGACGTCTCCGATGCTAAAAATTTGTCGTACCGTGATATGGTTCGAGCGCCACAGAGAAAAACCCGACCGACATTTATTCGTGAGACAGGTAATGTTGCTCCGAAGGAAGAGATGCCTTGGAGGAAAGAGGTACAGGAGgtgaaatacaaaagaaatctCTACCCCGAAGATGAGCAAGATAAGAGTGACGGTGCGAGACCAAGTTCCCCGCGGTCTGACCTTGGAAGAGATCAGTATCGAGACTTAGTAGCGCCTCCTTCCAAGAAGGCGGTGGATGTCTTTGCAACTGAGAACGGAATTAGAGGAAATACAGAAGAAATGCCTTGGAGAAAAGAGGTCAAAGACATTAAACGATCACTCAGTGGAGAAGAACCATCGGCGTCTTCGCTTGTCACTCAGGTGCAAACAGCGGAATTGACGAAGGTTCGCCCCTCCTCAATGAAAACTCGCGGTACGTTTGTGACAAGACAGGATGGGGAGCACGAAGAAGAGATGCCGTGGAGAAAGGAAGTGAGAGAACTTAAAGCAAGATCGAGAACAGAAGACGAAGTGGATTATCCAGACGAAAGCCCCGTTCCTGTTGCTGAAACTTCGTCGGCACCCAACTTGCGAAGACTGTCGTACAAAGAGTTTATGAACGCACCCGTTAGAAAACAAAAAGACGTGTTTCATCCGGAAGTTGAAAATGACAAGGCTAAGGAGGAAATGCCATGGAGAAAAGAAGTGCGGGAAATTGCAAGGTCAACAGCTAATTCTGAAGATGAGGAAGAACACTTGGAAAAGTCGTCTCAGACGTTGGTTGAGTCTGCTCCCGAACGGGACCTCGGAGGACATGCCTACCACGAGCCAGTTTCTAAGTCTCCCAGGAAAGCTAAAGGCACTTTTGTGCCGTACGAGGGAAAGACAAATGAAGAAATGCCATGGAGAAAAGAGGTCCGTGAAATGAAGCGTACAATAACAGAAGACGATCAAGTTTCCCGGTCATCTTCGAACACTCATCATTCACCAGATGACGAGAAAGAACTGTTAAAATTTTCATACAGTGATTTTGTAGGCAAGCCAAGAAGGAAATCGGAAGGGTTTCTGGCAAGTGAAAAGAGACAAGAGGAAGAAATGCCTTGGCGAAAGGAGGTAAGAGAATTGAAAGCAAAACTTCATGAAGAAGAGCAAATTAGTCAATCGTCGAGACCGGAAGTCCAATCGGCCCCCACCGATGCATTTGTTGCAACCGCCGAACGCTCATCATCGAACTCTGTCTCTCAAGGCACACGTGATTCTATATCTTATCGTGGCACTGAAAAGTTGTCTTACAAAGATTTTGTTGTCCCACCATCGAAAGCGAGCGAGCCTCAGGGGCCTGTGCAACGTAGGTCTAATAAAGTTAGAGATTTAACACGGAAATTTGCTGACATCGAGGCTGACAAAAATCGTATCAAACCCAGTGGCCCTCCAGCACAGAAATCCCTAGTTGATGTAGCAGAGCTGCAAAGAATTGAACGAGAAATGAAAACGCGGAGCTGGCATGGATTTCCAGCAAGAGTATATGAATCGGATGATGACTTTGATCGTGACGCTAGACGCCGCCAGCGGACACGATCTCAGGACGAGGAGGAGGAGAAATATCAACAGAAGTATCATCGAGAGAACATCTCTGCACTTGACGAATTTGATGATGTGTTTCAGGACCCGGAAGGATATTTTGATCAGATGAAAGGTCCTCCCCctgaaagaagtgtaggggagGGACGTCGTGATCCAGTTGGAGCTTCTTTGTTGGAGAAACACAACGAGTTTAAGGAAGAAGCTGTCTTAAGCTCAACAAATGAACGATACCATGAGGGCGAAGTATCGTATTATTCTAGAGGTTTTGACAGTGCAAAACCCATTAGAGATGAACCTTCCCAACATCCCAAGGTACCTGATGATCGGATAGTTGTGAAGCAAACATGGATTCAGTCAAACCGAATCGAATTGGCTGAAGCGTCTTTCCGTAAACCAGAAGATGTCAAGCAAGATTATTACCTCAGAGACGATAACCATGTTGTTTCACAGCAGTCAAGGAGTGCGGAGCCATATTATCGGGGTTATGAAAAAAACAGATCGTATCAAGCGAAGAGCGATGAAAAAAGTAAGGAAAATGTCTTGTTACAACGTGGTGAACTTAACGAAGAACAGTGTTTCATTGAACATAATGAATCCCCAATCCAGAGCCGGGCCTACCACCCGGACCTCTATGGCCAGAGACAACAGGACCGACCAAGAAATGAACCTTTGGATACCAGAGATCAGCATAAGCGAGCTCAGCCAGTTAAAGTACAAGCTACGAATGAGGGTGATATGGTGTTTGGCGGTCCCATAGTTGTGATGGGAAGACGTATTACAAACGCCGACAAATCGGAAGCTGGTCCTCTTCCTGTGGTACCCTCTCAACTGGAGAATGATTTTAAGGATGTGCAGAGTCCCACTGTGCAAGACGTTCCAAGTTTGGCGAAAAAGGACGCTGTGGAACCTACGAGAACTTACCGTCCTCAGGTATTTGGCGTGTTTGCACGAAACGACAAACCTCAGCAACGTGATCTTGCAAACGAGCATCACTCCTCTCAGCTACACACTAAAGAATTAGGAAACAGCATGCAAGTGAACCGGCGTGGCCACATGCTTTACCTGGATGAAAATGACCACGAGAAACGACAAGATGGGAACGCTGTTGAGACAAGTGAAGTTCAGCCTTGGTACACAGATGACAAAAAGCATCGCGTCGACGTCGAAGGCTACCAAAGCAGTGTTTCAAGTAACACCCAGCTCCATCCAACAGTTACATCAGTGGTTGAGAGACAAACGCAACAATGGGGAAGTGGAGCTTTTGACGCATCTCCGCAGAAAGATGAGCCACGTACCGGGCGAAAAAGGGTCATGAACTTCTccgatgatcatgatgatgatgatgatgttgctAGTGAACAAACGGACGGCGTGTTTCAAACGGCAGAGCAACCGGCCCGGGGAGATGTTCAGGAAATTGAAAGAAGgcgaaagcaaaaagaaaaagaggaaatgcTTCGACAGCAGTTGCGGGACGCCGATTACAGGGAAAAGTACAGAAAGGAATTTGAAGAGAAAAATCGCAAACAGAGAGAAAACTCCAAATACCTCATGAACTTACAAATGAGAGCAGCTTTGGAACCCGAGGAGGACGTTCTTTATGATGAAGATAACTGGACGCAAAGAGAAGTTGAACAACAGCAAAGCGAAGAGTACAATGGGAAATCGGGCGAAGGCCATGGCAGTGACGAAGATGTGGTGAACATAGAAGCTGTTGAAGAAGACAACTGgcagaaaaaaattgtgaaagagGCTGAATGGCAAAATAAAGATACAAGCCGTCATGATCAtccaagaagaaagagaagcgATGAACTGAATGCACAACCGAATGACGCTGACTTTTTGGACGAAAGTTTGATTCATTTAGAATACAGAGATCCCGAGCAGGAAGCGCGTCTTAGAAGGCTCAAAGCGGAAGAAGAATTAATGGCTTACGAAGCTGAAAGATTAAGACAGCAAGAGGAAGCTGCGAAACATCCGGTTGAGGAAAGCAGCATTGTTCCGACGGAAAAATCTCCCGTGGAGTTCTCAATTGACGAAGAAGCTTTTAAGAAATTTCTGGAGGATGATATGAAGACACAGGAGTCCTACTGTGAGAACGACAATCGCTATTTTTCTGCGGCAGGAAAATCTGTACAGGTAGATGTGTCCTACAAAGATGAAGACTTTCCACCAAAGAAAGAACGGGAGGTACAAGGTCAAAAAATACAATACCCCGAGGACATTTCAAAACCTCAGGCAGAGGTTCTTCCTATGAACGGTTATCATGAGGAGAGGAAAGGCCATGCTGATGCGCCATCTGATGTAGTAGATCAAAATGGGAACTTTCCAGGGCAGCATGGGACAGAGCCGGAAGTGAACGGGTACGACGGCTACAGTATTTATAAGACATATATTCATGGAGAGAGCAATCACGTGATTTGCATGAGCTGCGGGACGTCAATCGAGAAGAGTTCAGCTATGTACATCGCAGAGTTGGACTGTTACTGGCATGTGAACTGTTTTTGTTGTGTTGTCTGCGGAGCGTGGTTTGGGGACGAGTATAGTCCGATGCCTCATATCACCAATTCCATGTTGCATTGCGAGCGATGCTACATAACATCAGAGG GAGAAAGATGTACTGAAGTATAG